In a single window of the Methanosarcinales archaeon genome:
- a CDS encoding ABC transporter permease, with product MRNMKNKSILIGGLIIIVLTFTTVFAPFVTPHDPAEQNLEDRLSSPNNEYPLGTDHFGRCIFSRLVYGTRTSLAIAIAVSAIVVSIGTILGAIAGYYRMIDNIVMRFADIALAFPSIVLALAIVGMLGPSTPNIIIALSAAGWGKYARLVRGTVLSIKEKEFIESARALGCNDAYILFRHILPNCVAPIVVVASLGIGGKIISIAGLGFLGLGVQPPTPEWGTMIKARLPLLQVAPHIVIFSGLMIMITVLAFNLLGDGLRDALDPRLKDMMMK from the coding sequence ATGAGAAATATGAAAAACAAGAGTATACTAATTGGCGGGTTAATTATAATTGTGTTAACCTTTACCACCGTTTTTGCGCCTTTCGTTACTCCACACGATCCTGCTGAACAAAATCTGGAAGATCGATTATCGTCTCCAAACAATGAATACCCACTGGGTACAGACCATTTTGGCAGATGTATATTTAGCAGACTCGTATATGGCACACGAACCTCTTTAGCAATCGCAATTGCGGTGAGTGCGATTGTGGTAAGCATAGGCACAATTCTGGGGGCGATTGCTGGTTATTACCGTATGATTGATAACATAGTTATGAGATTTGCGGATATTGCACTGGCTTTTCCGAGTATTGTGCTCGCATTGGCGATTGTTGGTATGCTGGGTCCGAGCACCCCTAATATCATAATTGCATTGTCAGCAGCAGGATGGGGAAAATATGCACGTTTAGTTAGGGGTACTGTATTATCTATAAAAGAGAAGGAATTCATCGAATCTGCGCGGGCACTTGGTTGCAACGATGCTTATATCCTGTTTCGCCATATTCTGCCAAATTGTGTAGCACCAATTGTTGTGGTAGCAAGCCTCGGGATAGGAGGGAAAATCATATCAATTGCTGGTTTAGGTTTTCTTGGATTAGGAGTGCAACCTCCAACCCCAGAATGGGGCACGATGATAAAAGCTAGACTACCTTTGCTGCAGGTAGCACCACACATAGTGATTTTTTCTGGATTGATGATAATGATCACCGTTTTGGCGTTTAATTTACTGGGTGATGGATTAAGAGATGCTTTAGACCCAAGGCTAAAGGACATGATGATGAAATGA
- a CDS encoding ABC transporter permease, translated as IGSLLTVSIPDFFIAILLIIIFSLHFDIFPVAGYGGVEYWFLPALTLVISMAPITTRLTRTSMLEVLRQDYIRTARGKGLAERMIIRRHSLKNALIPVITYIGLQFGWLFGGTVIIETIFALPGIGRLLVESIYTGDFLVTQGCVLFIAAIFVFINLVVDVSYRFIDPRIRYERET; from the coding sequence GATTGGGTCATTATTAACAGTTTCGATACCAGATTTTTTCATTGCAATACTACTGATCATCATCTTTTCCTTACACTTCGATATTTTTCCTGTTGCTGGTTATGGAGGTGTTGAGTATTGGTTCTTACCTGCGTTAACACTTGTGATAAGCATGGCCCCCATCACCACGCGATTAACAAGAACGAGTATGTTAGAGGTGTTAAGACAGGATTATATCAGGACGGCAAGGGGGAAGGGTTTAGCTGAACGAATGATTATCCGAAGACACAGCCTGAAAAATGCGCTGATTCCTGTAATCACATATATAGGCCTACAATTCGGATGGCTATTTGGAGGAACGGTTATAATTGAAACTATATTTGCGCTACCAGGAATCGGAAGACTCCTGGTTGAGTCTATATACACCGGAGATTTTCTAGTTACTCAGGGTTGTGTGCTGTTCATTGCAGCGATATTTGTGTTCATTAATCTTGTTGTCGATGTTTCCTACAGATTCATTGATCCGAGAATACGATATGAAAGAGAGACATGA